In the Kribbella sp. NBC_00482 genome, one interval contains:
- a CDS encoding M36 family metallopeptidase: protein MTAGGGADAAQNSGAEGKKPAQAEQAAKDRKGNFDARTPNARTTYARSAKVEGKETAAAKKFRDSLGTQGVVSVDPNTGTPAQVTKLNGFLTGKSAKKATDVALGYVKAHPEIFKLSDADLGTLKLRKDYVDDLGTHHVFWAQVVDGVEVFGNGLKANVTKNGQLISVMGSPVSGLATAAQTRSAVAAPKVTAADARTAAIQDAGGTTKSATATTSGVSTKWSNGDTAKQVWFHTADGLRKGWLTYTNSGGTKIYSHVVDAQTGGTLYRKDLVSEGNGDALVQDNYPGAAKGGTQRVENLIYNKWLPKNAKTLLEGTSVAAFADVNDDNQPNTGETVKVPGTKTGAEYKLTTFQNASSFCSASFICTWDPAKPDSWKTNMNQDVTNAFYLASNFHDWLAKAPISFTPAAGSFDTAGGDPVHLNALDGAATGANGGPDANHDDNANMSTPPDGTSPTMQMYLWHSPGKSDEQEPWVPASGANDASILYHEYTHGLSNRLVVDATGNSTLNSIQGGSMGEAWSDFYAMDYLVSHGLEKDTTAAGEVLEGKYVAHGDLFRTQAIDCRVKAVSPNCVKANGAKGGYTYGDFPTIGSRGPEVHSSGEVWAQTLWDLRERFGRSYALSIITRAMELSPADPTMLDMRNAIVQADLVASGGKNADIIWTVFANRGMGWYAGVVDGGDAFPAEDFHKPPTGATTSLTGTVKDKDTGAPVAGALVYVGGHSSGYAGDYAGSTDATGKYTITGVAPGTYPKVVVSAPGYELLVQPVKVSAGAQANFVPRRNWAASSGGGTVAGFNGPDYGDFGCGPGGAIDNAQGTGWGSTTGDDDGTPTGTMVPKHVDIKLPAKVNISSFNVDPSATCGDSGTASTGQYKIETSADGTTWATAQEGTFTTANQGKYNLLTPSGNATGVQYVRFWMLSPQVPDFSTTCPGSTTSGCSFTDLTEVQVFGTK, encoded by the coding sequence ATGACGGCCGGCGGTGGCGCGGACGCTGCCCAGAACTCCGGTGCCGAGGGCAAGAAGCCCGCGCAGGCCGAGCAGGCAGCCAAGGACCGCAAGGGCAACTTCGACGCCCGGACGCCGAACGCCCGTACCACCTATGCCCGCTCCGCGAAGGTCGAGGGCAAGGAGACGGCCGCCGCGAAGAAGTTCCGCGACTCGCTCGGCACCCAGGGTGTCGTCTCGGTCGACCCGAACACCGGCACGCCGGCCCAGGTGACCAAGCTGAACGGCTTCCTCACCGGCAAGAGCGCGAAGAAGGCCACGGACGTTGCCCTCGGCTACGTCAAGGCGCACCCGGAGATCTTCAAGCTGTCCGACGCCGACCTCGGCACGCTGAAGCTGCGCAAGGACTACGTCGACGACCTCGGCACCCACCACGTCTTCTGGGCGCAGGTCGTCGACGGCGTCGAGGTGTTCGGCAACGGCCTGAAGGCCAACGTCACCAAGAACGGCCAGCTGATCTCGGTGATGGGCTCGCCGGTCTCCGGCCTCGCCACCGCCGCGCAGACCCGGTCCGCCGTCGCGGCGCCGAAGGTCACCGCCGCGGACGCCCGCACCGCCGCGATCCAGGACGCCGGTGGTACGACGAAGTCCGCGACCGCGACCACCTCCGGCGTGAGCACCAAGTGGAGCAACGGCGACACCGCCAAGCAGGTGTGGTTCCACACCGCCGACGGGCTCCGCAAGGGCTGGCTGACCTACACCAACTCCGGTGGCACCAAGATCTACAGCCACGTCGTCGACGCCCAGACCGGTGGCACGCTGTACCGCAAGGACCTCGTCAGCGAGGGCAACGGCGACGCGCTGGTGCAGGACAACTACCCGGGCGCCGCGAAGGGCGGCACGCAGCGGGTCGAGAACCTGATCTACAACAAGTGGCTGCCGAAGAACGCCAAGACCCTCTTGGAAGGTACGTCGGTCGCCGCCTTCGCGGACGTCAACGACGACAACCAGCCGAACACCGGTGAGACGGTCAAGGTGCCCGGCACCAAGACCGGCGCCGAGTACAAGCTGACCACCTTCCAGAACGCGTCGTCGTTCTGCTCGGCCTCGTTCATCTGCACCTGGGACCCGGCGAAGCCGGACTCCTGGAAGACGAACATGAACCAGGACGTCACCAACGCGTTCTACCTGGCCAGCAACTTCCACGACTGGCTGGCGAAGGCGCCGATCAGCTTCACCCCGGCGGCCGGCTCGTTCGACACCGCGGGCGGCGACCCGGTGCACCTGAACGCCCTCGACGGCGCGGCCACCGGTGCGAACGGCGGACCCGACGCCAACCACGACGACAACGCGAACATGTCGACGCCGCCGGACGGCACCTCGCCGACCATGCAGATGTACCTGTGGCACTCGCCGGGCAAGTCCGACGAGCAGGAGCCGTGGGTCCCGGCCAGCGGCGCCAACGACGCCAGCATCCTGTACCACGAGTACACGCACGGTCTGTCGAACCGCCTGGTCGTCGACGCCACCGGCAACTCGACGCTGAACAGCATCCAGGGCGGCTCGATGGGCGAGGCGTGGAGCGACTTCTACGCGATGGACTACCTCGTCTCGCACGGCCTGGAGAAGGACACCACCGCTGCGGGTGAGGTCCTCGAGGGCAAGTACGTCGCGCACGGCGACCTGTTCCGTACCCAGGCGATCGACTGCCGCGTGAAGGCGGTCAGCCCGAACTGTGTCAAGGCGAACGGCGCCAAGGGCGGCTACACGTACGGCGACTTCCCGACCATCGGTTCCCGCGGGCCGGAGGTGCACTCGTCCGGTGAGGTCTGGGCGCAGACCCTCTGGGACCTGCGTGAGCGCTTCGGTCGCAGCTACGCGCTGAGCATCATCACCCGCGCGATGGAGCTGTCGCCGGCCGACCCGACGATGCTCGACATGCGCAACGCGATCGTCCAGGCCGACCTCGTCGCCAGCGGCGGCAAGAACGCCGACATCATCTGGACCGTCTTCGCCAACCGCGGCATGGGCTGGTACGCCGGTGTCGTCGACGGCGGCGACGCCTTCCCGGCCGAGGACTTCCACAAGCCGCCGACAGGTGCGACCACCTCGCTCACCGGCACCGTGAAGGACAAGGACACCGGTGCTCCGGTGGCCGGCGCGCTCGTGTACGTCGGCGGTCACTCGTCCGGCTACGCCGGTGACTACGCCGGCTCGACCGACGCGACCGGCAAGTACACGATCACCGGCGTTGCGCCGGGCACGTACCCGAAGGTCGTCGTGTCCGCTCCGGGCTACGAGCTGCTCGTGCAGCCCGTCAAGGTCAGCGCCGGCGCTCAGGCGAACTTCGTACCGCGCCGCAACTGGGCCGCCTCCTCCGGTGGCGGAACGGTCGCCGGCTTCAACGGTCCGGACTACGGCGACTTCGGTTGCGGTCCGGGCGGTGCGATCGACAACGCCCAGGGCACCGGTTGGGGCAGCACCACCGGAGACGACGACGGCACGCCGACCGGCACGATGGTCCCGAAGCACGTCGACATCAAGCTGCCGGCGAAGGTCAACATCAGCTCCTTCAACGTCGACCCGTCAGCCACCTGTGGTGACTCGGGCACGGCGTCGACCGGGCAGTACAAGATCGAGACCTCGGCCGACGGCACCACCTGGGCGACCGCTCAGGAGGGCACCTTCACCACTGCCAACCAGGGCAAGTACAACCTGCTCACCCCGAGCGGCAACGCGACCGGCGTCCAGTACGTCCGCTTCTGGATGCTCAGCCCGCAGGTCCCGGACTTCTCCACCACCTGCCCAGGCAGCACCACCAGCGGTTGCAGCTTCACCGACCTGACCGAAGTCCAGGTCTTCGGCACCAAGTAA
- a CDS encoding S53 family peptidase, with product MRQRILVSALGVGALAVAGLTAQAMTASGATAAPSPYTAGKHAARVCSDAKAKHTASCNAVKLVTPDGRTPAATAPPATGLTPTGLRDAYKLNGLSAGGRTVAIVDAYGYPNLERDLGVYRSQFGLSACTKANGCLKIISQTGGTTLPTFNVGWAGEQALDVDAVSAAAPDAKIIVVQAKSASFADLGTAVQTAAKQAGVVAISNSYGGGDADDATYGAYYNHPGIAVTASTGDDGYQGGSYPASSSYTTAVGGTSLVAASNTRGWSESVWDGAGSGCSTYNTALPGAASFSTGCSKRAMADVSAAADPSKGGMAIYYPTSKTASTWAQFGGTSEAAPIIASVYALSGNTAGYANALPYAHPGSLFDVTSGSNGTCPTTQWCNARTGWDGPTGLGTPNGAGAF from the coding sequence TTGAGGCAACGGATTCTCGTGTCCGCCCTGGGTGTCGGCGCACTGGCCGTCGCAGGACTGACCGCCCAAGCAATGACGGCGTCGGGTGCCACCGCGGCCCCGTCCCCGTACACCGCCGGCAAACACGCCGCCCGCGTCTGCTCGGACGCGAAGGCCAAGCACACCGCGAGTTGCAACGCGGTGAAGCTGGTCACCCCGGACGGCCGGACGCCGGCCGCCACCGCACCGCCGGCGACCGGTCTGACGCCGACCGGTCTGCGCGACGCCTACAAGCTGAACGGTCTGAGCGCCGGCGGCCGGACGGTCGCGATCGTCGACGCCTACGGCTACCCGAACCTGGAGCGCGACCTCGGCGTCTACCGCTCGCAGTTCGGCCTGTCCGCGTGCACCAAGGCGAACGGCTGCCTGAAGATCATCAGCCAGACCGGCGGCACGACGCTGCCGACGTTCAACGTGGGCTGGGCCGGCGAGCAGGCGCTCGACGTCGACGCGGTCTCGGCCGCGGCGCCGGACGCCAAGATCATCGTCGTACAGGCCAAGTCGGCGAGCTTCGCTGACCTCGGCACCGCGGTCCAGACCGCCGCCAAGCAGGCCGGCGTGGTCGCGATCTCGAACAGCTACGGCGGTGGCGACGCGGACGACGCGACGTACGGCGCCTACTACAACCACCCGGGTATCGCGGTCACCGCCTCCACCGGTGACGACGGCTACCAGGGCGGCAGCTACCCGGCGTCCTCGTCGTACACGACGGCCGTCGGCGGTACGTCATTGGTTGCTGCCAGCAACACTCGGGGCTGGAGCGAGAGCGTCTGGGACGGCGCCGGCTCGGGCTGCTCGACGTACAACACCGCACTGCCGGGTGCCGCGTCGTTCAGCACCGGCTGCTCGAAGCGCGCGATGGCGGACGTCTCGGCAGCCGCCGACCCGTCCAAAGGCGGCATGGCGATCTACTACCCGACGAGCAAGACGGCGTCGACCTGGGCGCAGTTCGGCGGTACGAGTGAGGCCGCGCCGATCATCGCGTCGGTCTACGCGCTGTCCGGCAACACGGCCGGGTACGCGAACGCGTTGCCGTACGCCCATCCGGGCTCGCTGTTCGACGTGACGAGCGGCAGCAACGGCACCTGCCCGACAACCCAATGGTGCAACGCCCGCACCGGCTGGGACGGTCCGACGGGCCTCGGTACGCCGAACGGCGCCGGAGCTTTCTGA
- a CDS encoding ABC transporter substrate-binding protein, protein MDLPVLSRRRFLQASGGTALAASLAACGGGGSGGASTKELSFVYMGTAEQQATWNKLFAKFTEQHPEIKLKAEGIPLSNWGDFFNKLSTRIAGGQVPDVIQIATEGQRLFASKGLLAPLDDYIAKDKAAIDEYYGDMDPNLIEWDKKYASTDGKTYYLPGEFNTMCMWYSKDLFAKAGVPEPTAKWTWDQFRSACEQIKAKTGAFGYAADSAYFAAIMPWLLTNGTSSFSEDWSKPTYDDPRVIEAAEFNRKLVADKLSPPPGGTFDAFTAAAQGKLAMFGGGRWPIISIRNLKATSKMGIVPWPVKVQQGSPVGWNGYPILKASKKKDDAWTFIKFLISKEGSSTFAQLGGTIVPARKSIANSQSFLEDAPKGTEYLYQALSYATPIPSPDKGAAVQKAIEDGWKQVLTGNAAPADALGKAQTTLEGLV, encoded by the coding sequence ATGGATCTGCCCGTGCTCAGTAGGCGTCGTTTCCTGCAGGCGAGCGGAGGTACGGCGCTCGCCGCATCGCTGGCCGCCTGTGGAGGCGGCGGCAGCGGCGGGGCGTCCACCAAGGAGCTGTCGTTCGTTTACATGGGAACGGCCGAGCAGCAGGCGACCTGGAACAAACTGTTCGCGAAGTTCACCGAGCAGCACCCGGAGATCAAACTCAAGGCCGAGGGCATCCCGCTGTCGAACTGGGGCGACTTCTTCAACAAACTCTCCACCCGGATCGCCGGCGGCCAGGTGCCGGACGTCATCCAGATCGCCACCGAGGGCCAGCGGCTGTTCGCGTCCAAGGGCCTGCTCGCGCCGCTCGACGACTACATCGCCAAGGACAAGGCGGCCATCGACGAGTACTACGGCGACATGGACCCGAACCTGATCGAGTGGGACAAGAAGTACGCCTCCACCGACGGCAAGACGTACTACCTGCCGGGCGAGTTCAACACGATGTGCATGTGGTACTCGAAGGACCTGTTCGCGAAGGCCGGCGTACCCGAGCCGACGGCGAAGTGGACGTGGGATCAGTTCCGGTCCGCCTGTGAGCAGATCAAGGCGAAGACCGGCGCCTTCGGGTACGCCGCCGACTCGGCGTACTTCGCCGCGATCATGCCGTGGCTCCTCACCAACGGCACCAGCAGTTTCTCCGAGGACTGGTCGAAGCCGACGTACGACGACCCTCGCGTGATCGAGGCCGCCGAATTCAACCGGAAGCTGGTCGCGGACAAGCTGTCGCCGCCGCCCGGCGGCACGTTCGACGCGTTCACCGCGGCCGCGCAGGGCAAGCTGGCGATGTTCGGCGGCGGCCGCTGGCCGATCATCAGCATCCGGAACCTGAAGGCGACGTCGAAGATGGGCATTGTGCCCTGGCCGGTGAAGGTTCAGCAGGGCTCGCCGGTCGGCTGGAACGGGTACCCGATCCTCAAGGCGTCGAAGAAGAAGGACGACGCCTGGACGTTCATCAAGTTCCTGATCTCCAAGGAAGGCTCGTCGACGTTCGCCCAGCTCGGCGGCACCATCGTCCCGGCGCGGAAGTCGATCGCGAACAGCCAGTCGTTCCTCGAGGACGCGCCGAAGGGTACGGAGTACCTCTACCAGGCACTCAGCTACGCGACCCCGATCCCCTCGCCGGACAAGGGCGCCGCCGTACAGAAGGCGATCGAGGACGGTTGGAAGCAGGTGCTCACCGGCAACGCCGCGCCGGCCGACGCGCTCGGCAAGGCCCAGACCACGCTGGAGGGATTGGTCTGA
- a CDS encoding carbohydrate ABC transporter permease, producing MEAGAHRQRRAGRRARQGPDHAGGIGLKPQRRDWLPGYLFISPAILLFVVFVAGPLVAAFGLSLFHWDLLSTPEFAGLDNFKQLVTDGATVRAVINTFVFALASVVTHIGIGMLLALGVHRTMTRGTKYFVRTAYFFPFLVSWAAVALIWKYVLDPAFGLANYYLSATTNWLASPTLALPTLIVVDWWHTIGYTFIILLAGLQTVPAQLHEAARVDGANAWWRFWSVTLPVMSPTIFFATVITFIGAFQIFDPMVIMTQGGPDGATRSIVQYTYEKGFQSFEVGYAAALSLVLFVVIMVVTGLQFRLSRRWVHQ from the coding sequence TTGGAAGCAGGTGCTCACCGGCAACGCCGCGCCGGCCGACGCGCTCGGCAAGGCCCAGACCACGCTGGAGGGATTGGTCTGAAACCCCAGCGGAGGGACTGGCTCCCCGGCTACCTGTTCATCAGCCCAGCCATCCTGCTCTTCGTCGTCTTCGTCGCCGGGCCGCTGGTCGCCGCCTTCGGGCTCAGCCTGTTCCACTGGGACTTGCTGAGTACGCCGGAATTCGCGGGCCTGGACAACTTCAAGCAACTCGTGACCGACGGCGCCACCGTACGCGCGGTGATCAACACGTTCGTGTTCGCTCTCGCGTCGGTGGTCACGCACATCGGGATCGGGATGCTGCTCGCGCTCGGCGTCCACCGGACGATGACGCGCGGCACGAAGTACTTCGTCAGAACCGCCTACTTCTTCCCGTTCCTGGTGTCCTGGGCCGCGGTCGCGCTGATCTGGAAGTACGTGCTGGATCCGGCGTTCGGCCTGGCGAACTACTACCTCTCGGCGACGACGAACTGGCTGGCCTCGCCGACGCTCGCGTTGCCGACGCTGATCGTGGTCGACTGGTGGCACACGATCGGGTACACGTTCATCATCCTGCTGGCCGGCCTGCAGACCGTGCCGGCGCAGCTGCACGAGGCGGCGCGGGTGGACGGCGCGAACGCGTGGTGGCGGTTCTGGAGCGTGACGCTGCCGGTGATGTCGCCGACGATCTTCTTCGCCACGGTGATCACGTTCATCGGCGCGTTCCAGATCTTCGACCCGATGGTGATCATGACCCAGGGCGGCCCGGACGGCGCGACCCGAAGCATCGTGCAGTACACGTACGAGAAGGGCTTCCAGTCCTTCGAGGTCGGGTACGCCGCTGCGCTGTCGCTGGTCCTGTTCGTCGTGATCATGGTCGTCACCGGCCTCCAGTTCCGGTTGAGCCGACGGTGGGTGCACCAGTGA
- a CDS encoding carbohydrate ABC transporter permease — MGAPVKGKLLDLVLVLGGVVMIAPLVWLVVNALSEPIDAFQVPPRWIPRPPTLQNFQQVPELIPFAQMAWNSLQIAVITTAGALLTSALAAYAFNRLRFPGRDQIFSVLLAALVVPVQLTVVPIFIMMRWLHLVDTTVAIWLPALVNVFGIFFLRQYISSIPRELDEAAIMDGAGHFWILFRVILPLARPGLTALGIFVFEASWNNFFWPYIFLSSPEKMTLPVGLVSLQGAVGGGPAVVLFAAITLVVLPILVLFLIFQRSFIASIASTGLRA; from the coding sequence GTGGGTGCACCAGTGAAGGGCAAGCTGCTGGACCTCGTGCTGGTGCTCGGCGGGGTGGTGATGATCGCGCCGCTGGTGTGGCTGGTCGTGAACGCGTTGTCGGAGCCGATCGACGCGTTCCAGGTGCCGCCGCGGTGGATTCCGCGACCGCCGACGCTGCAGAACTTCCAGCAGGTGCCCGAGCTGATCCCGTTCGCGCAGATGGCGTGGAACAGTCTGCAGATCGCGGTGATCACGACGGCCGGCGCGCTGCTCACGAGCGCGCTGGCGGCGTACGCGTTCAACCGATTGCGGTTTCCGGGGCGGGACCAGATCTTCTCGGTTCTGCTAGCAGCGCTAGTTGTTCCGGTGCAGCTGACCGTGGTCCCGATCTTCATCATGATGCGCTGGCTGCATCTGGTGGACACGACGGTGGCGATCTGGTTGCCGGCGTTGGTGAACGTGTTCGGGATCTTCTTCCTGCGGCAGTACATCTCGTCGATCCCGCGGGAGCTGGACGAGGCGGCGATCATGGACGGCGCCGGGCACTTCTGGATCCTGTTCCGGGTGATCCTGCCGCTCGCCCGGCCGGGGCTGACCGCGCTCGGGATCTTCGTCTTCGAGGCGTCCTGGAACAATTTCTTCTGGCCGTACATCTTCCTGTCGTCACCGGAGAAGATGACACTCCCGGTCGGCCTGGTATCACTGCAAGGCGCGGTCGGCGGCGGTCCTGCCGTCGTGCTGTTCGCTGCGATCACACTGGTAGTACTGCCGATCCTCGTGCTGTTCCTGATCTTCCAGCGCTCGTTCATCGCCTCCATCGCGTCAACAGGACTCCGCGCATGA
- a CDS encoding GH116 family glycosyl-hydrolase, translated as MHYTGENLRHFALPLGGLGTGTVALAGNGALRQWQLHNIGNHEGHVPDSFFAIRLSQIEPPLDEIRLLQGPPLEPTDTPLVTDDVVPAGERRLHDVLPSIGTTQVTATYPWARVEYETDLPVEISLDVFNPLVPSDAAASSQPVVGFTFTLHNPGDIAVHGKLAGALQNSVGWDGVTPVDGVDCSLYGGNTNRTRRADGWTSVVMENGGLPADHPGVGQLVLATDGPGLVCAQWARPEEFVAFLNGPVTPVSGSSAPGTTWNGGLAVPFNLQPGETAEVRFLIAWHFPNRYVDFNQFGPHPEYGHTRFWLGNAYTRRTPDAVAAADHFIEHWSEMETLTTAWTEAFEESSLPGEAGARLAALAADVRSPTVFQTADGDVLGFEGVLGASTAMWGGRYGGSCPLNCTHVWNYEQTLSRLFPSLEQNMRDTEYDVMQAPEGYIPHRVRAPLYVKQLWDVVIGGPEEPALDGMLGSVLKTYREVRQGAGLDWLGRRWPQVVRLLDHIHGKWLRDGVLRGIQPSTHDIDLCGVNSFMGTLWLAALRAAEEMALLLGEDAKGYRSLFDTGSTAYDELLFTGEYYRQILDPDETRDFQWGDGCLADQLIGQWWAHQLDLSYVLPEDHVRTALRNVVRHNLRTGFRDFDHPYRVFADGDDTGLLMCTWPHGGRPDIPTRYCDEVWTGSEYQVAAHCLYEGLTDEGMSILQGLWTRYDGTRRNPFNPIECGDHYIRNAAGWSVLEALTGYRHNALTKTITFAPMTMARSGNTWQFPFTTNTGWATATHKANTLTITCKAGHLDLRTIHVDGTRYPINTPIHPGKPLVITTT; from the coding sequence ATGCACTACACCGGTGAGAACCTTCGACACTTCGCACTGCCGCTGGGAGGTCTCGGCACCGGCACCGTCGCGCTGGCCGGCAACGGCGCGCTGCGGCAGTGGCAGCTGCACAACATCGGCAACCACGAAGGACATGTGCCGGACAGCTTCTTCGCGATCCGCCTCTCCCAGATCGAGCCACCGCTCGACGAGATCCGCCTCCTCCAAGGCCCGCCGCTGGAACCCACCGACACCCCGCTGGTCACCGACGACGTGGTGCCGGCCGGCGAGCGGCGCCTGCACGACGTCCTCCCGTCGATCGGTACGACTCAGGTGACCGCGACGTACCCCTGGGCTCGCGTGGAGTACGAGACGGATCTGCCGGTCGAGATCAGCCTGGACGTGTTCAACCCGTTGGTCCCGTCGGACGCCGCGGCGAGCTCGCAGCCGGTCGTCGGGTTCACGTTCACGCTGCACAACCCTGGTGACATCGCCGTGCACGGCAAGCTCGCAGGTGCGCTCCAGAACTCGGTCGGCTGGGACGGCGTTACGCCGGTCGACGGCGTGGACTGCAGCCTGTACGGCGGCAACACGAACCGCACCCGCCGCGCCGACGGCTGGACGTCTGTGGTGATGGAGAACGGTGGACTGCCTGCCGACCATCCCGGAGTGGGTCAACTGGTGCTCGCCACCGACGGCCCTGGATTGGTCTGTGCGCAATGGGCCAGGCCTGAGGAGTTCGTTGCCTTTCTCAACGGTCCCGTGACACCGGTGAGCGGTTCGAGCGCGCCCGGGACAACGTGGAACGGCGGGTTGGCCGTCCCCTTCAACCTCCAACCAGGTGAGACGGCTGAGGTCCGGTTCCTGATCGCGTGGCACTTCCCGAACCGATATGTCGACTTCAACCAGTTCGGACCGCACCCGGAGTACGGTCACACCCGCTTCTGGCTCGGGAACGCGTACACCCGTCGTACGCCGGACGCCGTCGCCGCGGCCGACCACTTCATCGAGCACTGGTCTGAGATGGAAACACTGACGACCGCCTGGACGGAGGCGTTCGAGGAGAGCAGTCTGCCCGGCGAGGCCGGTGCACGGCTAGCAGCGCTAGCGGCCGACGTACGAAGCCCAACCGTCTTCCAGACCGCGGACGGCGACGTACTCGGGTTCGAAGGTGTTCTCGGCGCGTCCACCGCGATGTGGGGCGGCCGGTACGGCGGCTCGTGTCCGCTCAACTGCACGCACGTGTGGAACTACGAGCAGACGCTGTCGCGCCTCTTCCCGTCGCTGGAGCAGAACATGCGTGACACGGAGTACGACGTCATGCAGGCACCGGAGGGGTACATCCCGCACCGGGTGCGCGCACCGCTCTACGTGAAGCAGCTGTGGGACGTAGTGATCGGTGGACCGGAAGAGCCGGCCCTGGACGGGATGCTCGGCAGCGTGCTCAAGACATACCGCGAGGTGCGCCAGGGCGCCGGTCTGGACTGGCTGGGTCGACGCTGGCCTCAGGTGGTCCGATTGCTCGACCACATCCACGGCAAGTGGCTGCGGGACGGCGTACTGCGTGGCATCCAGCCCAGTACGCACGACATCGACCTGTGTGGCGTCAACTCGTTCATGGGCACGCTGTGGCTCGCTGCACTGCGTGCGGCGGAGGAGATGGCGCTACTGCTCGGTGAGGACGCCAAGGGGTACCGCAGCCTGTTCGACACGGGCAGCACGGCGTACGACGAGCTGCTGTTCACAGGCGAGTACTACCGGCAGATCCTGGACCCGGACGAGACCCGTGACTTCCAGTGGGGTGACGGCTGCCTCGCAGACCAGCTGATCGGGCAGTGGTGGGCGCACCAACTGGACCTCAGTTACGTCCTTCCGGAGGACCACGTGCGTACGGCGCTGCGCAACGTCGTACGGCACAACCTGCGGACCGGTTTCCGCGACTTCGACCACCCGTACCGCGTCTTCGCCGACGGAGACGACACCGGACTCCTCATGTGCACCTGGCCGCACGGCGGTCGCCCCGACATCCCCACGCGATACTGCGACGAGGTCTGGACCGGCTCGGAGTACCAGGTCGCCGCCCACTGCCTCTACGAAGGCCTCACCGACGAGGGCATGTCCATCCTGCAAGGCCTCTGGACCAGGTACGACGGAACTCGCCGCAACCCGTTCAACCCGATCGAATGCGGCGACCACTACATCCGCAACGCCGCCGGCTGGTCCGTCCTGGAAGCCCTCACCGGCTACCGCCACAACGCCCTCACCAAAACAATCACCTTCGCGCCGATGACGATGGCCCGATCCGGCAACACCTGGCAATTCCCCTTCACCACCAACACCGGCTGGGCCACCGCCACCCACAAGGCCAACACCCTCACCATCACCTGCAAAGCCGGCCACCTAGACCTCCGAACAATCCACGTCGACGGCACGCGATACCCGATCAACACCCCGATCCACCCCGGAAAACCCTTGGTGATCACAACAACCTGA
- a CDS encoding DUF779 domain-containing protein: MVEKVLLTDAAAEWLRRLTEMHGPLMFHQSGGCCDGSSPMCYPDGEFITGSADVHLGDLVVDGVDDPIGFWMSANQYEYWKHTQLTVDVVKGRGSGFSVEAPEGVRFLIRSRLFTDKESAELGLP; this comes from the coding sequence ATGGTCGAGAAGGTGTTGCTGACAGACGCGGCGGCGGAATGGCTCCGCCGCCTCACTGAGATGCACGGTCCGCTGATGTTCCACCAGTCGGGTGGCTGCTGCGACGGCAGTTCGCCGATGTGTTACCCGGACGGGGAATTCATCACGGGGTCGGCGGACGTGCATCTCGGTGATCTGGTCGTCGACGGGGTAGACGATCCGATCGGCTTCTGGATGTCCGCGAACCAGTACGAGTACTGGAAGCACACCCAACTCACCGTCGACGTGGTGAAAGGCCGAGGCAGCGGCTTCTCGGTGGAGGCCCCCGAGGGCGTCCGCTTCCTGATCCGCTCCCGCCTCTTCACCGACAAGGAGTCCGCCGAACTAGGACTCCCCTGA